The Kocuria sp. TGY1127_2 genome includes a window with the following:
- a CDS encoding pyridoxamine 5'-phosphate oxidase family protein codes for MNMPMNISGEKRPYDDGPRVRELTHDESWQVLSRARIARFVTVDEGEIDITPLNIFASDGRIYFRTAPGSKLTKLQLNPNVALETDKIEGAVAHSVVVRGSARLLTDPAETDRVAAMPLFPWVRTEKLEFVEITPTEITGRRFRLGD; via the coding sequence ATGAACATGCCGATGAATATCTCAGGTGAGAAGCGTCCGTATGATGATGGGCCCCGGGTCCGGGAACTGACCCATGATGAGAGCTGGCAGGTCCTTTCCCGAGCGCGAATCGCACGGTTCGTCACCGTCGACGAAGGCGAAATCGACATCACGCCACTGAACATCTTCGCTTCGGACGGGCGGATCTATTTCAGAACCGCTCCCGGGAGCAAACTCACCAAGCTTCAGCTGAACCCGAATGTGGCCTTGGAAACGGACAAAATTGAAGGGGCGGTCGCGCACAGCGTCGTAGTGCGAGGTAGCGCGCGTCTGCTGACCGATCCGGCAGAGACGGACCGGGTGGCCGCGATGCCCCTGTTCCCGTGGGTGCGCACAGAGAAGCTTGAGTTCGTGGAGATCACGCCGACCGAGATCACCGGTCGAAGGTTCCGGCTAGGTGACTGA
- a CDS encoding CHY zinc finger protein, whose product MTRCVHYHQPEDIIAIRFKCCDRYYPCHLCHAEAESHEASQWSVDERQTAAILCGACNSELPIHDYISASRCPRCGSDFNERCALHYHLYFEIE is encoded by the coding sequence ATGACGCGTTGCGTGCACTATCACCAACCAGAAGACATCATTGCAATTCGTTTCAAGTGTTGCGACCGGTATTACCCATGTCATCTCTGCCACGCGGAGGCCGAATCCCACGAAGCCAGTCAGTGGAGTGTCGACGAGCGTCAGACGGCAGCGATTTTGTGCGGTGCTTGCAACTCGGAATTGCCGATTCACGATTACATATCTGCAAGTCGCTGTCCTCGGTGCGGTTCGGATTTCAACGAACGTTGTGCCTTGCACTATCACCTGTATTTTGAGATCGAGTAG
- a CDS encoding TadE family type IV pilus minor pilin produces MEIGRKDAASGNQLHSAVGRRRKNVSVSCPRARAFLNPDGESGTITAEFAVVMPVVIILVAFVVGAGAVGACAVKVEEAARMSARSAARGEPWEETSHVARGIAGDDARVDIKRSGQDIEISVSARPPGILGSWGNLVLTSHAHAQRETGTEP; encoded by the coding sequence GTGGAGATAGGACGAAAAGACGCCGCTTCGGGTAACCAGTTGCATTCGGCCGTTGGTCGCCGCCGAAAAAATGTATCGGTCTCTTGCCCACGAGCGAGAGCTTTTCTGAATCCAGACGGCGAATCCGGAACGATAACGGCAGAGTTCGCTGTGGTCATGCCGGTCGTCATCATTCTGGTTGCATTCGTCGTCGGTGCCGGAGCTGTCGGAGCATGCGCCGTCAAAGTCGAAGAAGCCGCACGGATGTCGGCCAGGTCAGCCGCGCGAGGTGAACCGTGGGAAGAAACGTCACACGTAGCTCGGGGTATAGCGGGAGATGATGCTCGCGTCGACATCAAGCGGTCCGGACAAGACATTGAGATCAGCGTTTCAGCTCGGCCCCCCGGAATCCTCGGGAGCTGGGGAAATCTCGTTCTCACCTCGCACGCGCACGCTCAGCGGGAAACCGGTACCGAGCCGTGA
- a CDS encoding TadA family conjugal transfer-associated ATPase, translating into MVAAGEKLALWESKRAEFQGLGVLEPLLEEPGLTDIYVNAPDEIWTDGVDGLERRDLRFPDEDTVRALAMRVISAEGRRLDASHPCADVQSPNGYRLHAVLPPIVPSHTHLSIRVQPANRPSFESLQRNGMFTAETGELLRALVAKKRSILISGSTGSGKTTFLNSLLELCPAKERLILLEDSAELSPAHPHVISLRTRHSNAEGQGAVSLTDLIREALRMGPDRLILGECRGPEIKDYFLAMNTGHEGGGVTLHANSASSVPSRLLALGALAGLSPDAVGRQAANAIDVVVHVSRSASQRWIRHIGVLTGRGSELAIAIAVEFDDHGGAKHDRAWSDLLTLADQSAELRRYMAGHETKKSNTAT; encoded by the coding sequence ATGGTTGCGGCAGGGGAAAAGCTTGCCTTGTGGGAATCGAAAAGGGCCGAATTCCAAGGACTGGGGGTCTTGGAGCCTTTGCTCGAAGAACCTGGCCTGACGGACATATACGTCAACGCTCCCGATGAGATCTGGACGGATGGTGTTGATGGGCTCGAGAGGAGAGATCTGCGTTTTCCCGACGAGGACACAGTTCGTGCACTCGCAATGCGAGTGATTTCGGCCGAGGGCCGGCGTTTGGATGCAAGCCATCCGTGTGCCGATGTGCAGTCCCCGAACGGCTACAGGCTTCACGCTGTCCTACCTCCCATCGTGCCCAGTCATACGCATCTGTCGATCAGGGTCCAGCCCGCGAACCGCCCAAGTTTCGAATCGTTGCAACGCAATGGGATGTTTACTGCCGAAACCGGGGAACTGCTCAGGGCGCTCGTGGCCAAAAAACGATCAATTCTGATCAGCGGGTCGACCGGAAGCGGCAAGACCACGTTTCTGAATTCTTTACTGGAATTGTGCCCGGCGAAGGAGCGGCTGATCCTCTTGGAAGATTCCGCGGAATTGTCACCGGCGCATCCTCATGTCATTTCGCTCCGGACCAGACATTCCAATGCAGAAGGCCAAGGCGCGGTGTCGCTCACCGACCTCATCCGCGAGGCGTTGCGGATGGGGCCCGACCGGTTGATCCTCGGGGAATGCCGTGGCCCTGAAATCAAAGATTACTTTCTCGCTATGAATACTGGCCACGAAGGCGGCGGAGTAACCCTTCACGCCAATTCTGCTTCGTCTGTCCCTTCTCGGCTTCTGGCACTCGGGGCCCTGGCCGGACTCAGCCCGGATGCGGTTGGACGCCAAGCAGCCAACGCGATCGACGTCGTGGTCCACGTGTCCCGTTCAGCGTCGCAGCGGTGGATTCGGCACATCGGGGTGCTGACGGGCCGCGGCAGTGAATTGGCGATAGCAATCGCCGTAGAGTTTGACGATCATGGCGGGGCGAAACACGATCGGGCCTGGTCCGACCTGCTCACGTTGGCGGATCAGAGCGCGGAACTACGCCGGTACATGGCAGGTCATGAGACGAAGAAGTCCAACACCGCGACGTGA
- a CDS encoding DUF4244 domain-containing protein, producing the protein MHDQLTDQTGFIEENAPGNPERALAKTVLAPAGEPDDPDLGATTAEYGIVMLAAVGFAGLLVVILKSGEVKELLLGVIRTALSTG; encoded by the coding sequence ATGCACGACCAGTTGACCGACCAAACCGGATTCATCGAGGAGAATGCTCCGGGCAATCCGGAACGAGCACTCGCGAAAACTGTTCTCGCGCCAGCGGGAGAGCCCGACGACCCGGATCTCGGCGCGACGACAGCCGAATACGGAATCGTGATGCTTGCTGCCGTCGGCTTTGCCGGCCTCCTCGTGGTGATCCTCAAGAGTGGAGAAGTCAAGGAACTCCTGCTCGGCGTGATACGAACGGCACTCTCGACTGGATAG
- a CDS encoding Rv3654c family TadE-like protein encodes MSVIRFDVRQVRDCDDDQGSAAVMGIVVVMMVISLLMLVSGVSHVALMNHRAAKSADLAALAAADAARGITPGEPCDIARSLGADNGARLVHCALAPERSDVVDVEVEVSLHPMLAVLGPARGISRAGPPPSEEEEAASSSEEIGGRLSEHAPEQGNGA; translated from the coding sequence GTGAGCGTCATCCGATTCGATGTGCGGCAGGTCCGTGATTGCGATGACGACCAAGGATCGGCGGCCGTCATGGGTATCGTCGTCGTCATGATGGTCATCAGCCTTCTGATGCTGGTCTCGGGCGTGAGCCACGTGGCCCTGATGAACCATCGCGCGGCCAAGTCTGCCGACCTCGCAGCCCTTGCCGCGGCTGATGCGGCCCGAGGGATCACCCCGGGGGAACCTTGCGACATCGCGCGTTCGTTGGGCGCGGACAACGGGGCCAGGCTCGTTCACTGCGCGCTAGCACCGGAAAGAAGTGACGTCGTCGATGTCGAAGTCGAAGTCTCGCTGCACCCCATGCTCGCGGTCCTGGGCCCGGCGCGCGGGATCTCTCGTGCCGGCCCCCCTCCGTCCGAAGAAGAGGAAGCAGCTTCATCTTCCGAGGAGATCGGGGGCCGCCTCAGCGAGCATGCCCCGGAGCAAGGCAACGGCGCCTGA
- a CDS encoding rhodanese-related sulfurtransferase yields MALSRIVLYYQFTPIADPESVVLWQRALCEKWGLRGRILVSEHGINGTVGGEISAVKQYVRTTRQFSGFRDMEFKWSDGGAEDFPRLSVKAREEIVAFGAADELKVDENGVVGGGTHLSPEQVNELVEQNGDDVVFFDGRNAFEARIGRFKNAVVPDTRTTHDFLAELESGKYDDLKDKKVVTYCTGGIRCEILSALMKNRGFEDVYQIDGGIVRYGEKFGDAGLWEGSLYVFDQRMHIEFSPEAVMIGRCEACGSASNKFENCSNQDCRELILLCPDCAAKNLACPSGCATARQGRQTSSV; encoded by the coding sequence GTGGCTCTTTCTCGCATCGTTCTCTATTACCAGTTCACTCCCATCGCGGACCCCGAGTCCGTCGTGCTCTGGCAACGCGCTCTCTGCGAAAAATGGGGGCTGAGAGGTCGTATTCTCGTATCCGAACACGGCATCAATGGAACCGTCGGCGGTGAGATCAGCGCGGTCAAACAATATGTCCGCACCACTCGGCAGTTTTCCGGATTCCGGGACATGGAATTCAAATGGTCCGACGGTGGTGCCGAGGACTTCCCTCGGCTTTCCGTCAAAGCACGCGAAGAGATCGTGGCGTTCGGCGCCGCGGACGAACTCAAGGTGGACGAGAACGGCGTCGTCGGGGGAGGAACCCACTTGAGCCCGGAGCAAGTCAACGAACTCGTCGAGCAGAACGGGGACGATGTCGTCTTCTTCGACGGCCGGAACGCGTTCGAAGCTCGCATCGGGCGATTCAAGAATGCGGTGGTGCCGGACACGCGAACCACGCACGACTTCCTGGCCGAGCTCGAATCCGGAAAATACGATGACCTCAAGGACAAAAAAGTTGTCACGTACTGCACCGGTGGGATTCGTTGCGAGATCCTTTCGGCCCTCATGAAAAATCGGGGGTTTGAGGACGTCTATCAGATCGACGGCGGAATCGTTCGCTACGGCGAGAAATTTGGCGACGCGGGGTTGTGGGAAGGTTCCCTCTACGTTTTCGACCAGAGAATGCACATCGAGTTCTCCCCGGAGGCCGTGATGATCGGTCGTTGCGAGGCCTGCGGATCAGCCTCGAACAAGTTCGAGAACTGCAGTAATCAGGACTGCCGGGAGCTTATTCTCTTGTGCCCTGACTGTGCGGCGAAGAACCTCGCCTGTCCCAGCGGCTGCGCCACCGCCCGCCAGGGCCGGCAGACCTCCTCCGTTTAG
- a CDS encoding type II secretion system F family protein, with the protein MTIVLVLVLCVGCVLYRLGGTRSSRLIQGDLVSVRQRAHELSPRVCLELVATILDAGLPLTEAVGIVARIEGSPAFVSAAERLRLGISWDNAWSVVGTGRATETAAVLREVLGFAVRTGAPSSSLLRARAGQMRRSEHREAEKLAAALGVRLVLPLGLCSLPAFICLGVIPVLIGLMPTTWR; encoded by the coding sequence GTGACGATTGTGCTTGTGCTTGTGCTGTGTGTGGGTTGCGTTCTCTATCGATTGGGTGGGACCCGATCATCGCGATTGATCCAGGGTGATCTCGTTTCTGTACGCCAGAGAGCCCATGAGTTGAGTCCTCGGGTATGTCTCGAACTGGTCGCAACCATTCTCGACGCAGGGCTGCCGCTGACCGAAGCGGTTGGCATCGTTGCCAGGATAGAGGGGTCCCCGGCTTTCGTTTCTGCCGCCGAGAGGCTCCGGCTCGGAATCTCATGGGACAACGCGTGGAGTGTGGTCGGGACCGGGCGGGCAACGGAGACCGCAGCGGTGCTCCGGGAGGTTCTGGGGTTCGCGGTCCGCACCGGTGCGCCGTCGTCGTCCTTGCTCCGGGCGAGGGCTGGGCAAATGCGTCGTTCGGAACATCGCGAAGCGGAGAAATTGGCCGCGGCACTCGGCGTCAGGCTCGTGCTTCCTTTGGGCCTGTGCTCATTGCCCGCATTCATCTGTTTGGGAGTAATACCCGTACTGATTGGGCTCATGCCGACCACTTGGCGATGA
- a CDS encoding Zn-binding domain-containing protein: protein MPQPNHLLRALNRGDNPPEVVHTRVLPERDAVTSSWPDWLHPNVVDAFQGLGVPEPYRHQVLAADAAHSAQARSVEYATECRSAGRQVSTGRGHHVIVATGTASGKSMAYQMPTLDAIVRGSVEPGSRLHSREATVLYLAPTKALAADQLASVRSLEVPQVRADTYDGDTEFGERAWIRDHSNFVLCNPDMLHAGVLPNHERWARFLRQLRYVIVDEAHGYRGVFGAHVSMALRRLRRICALHGSSPTFIGASATSADPQRSFSKLLGVEEPRVSSFVHDDSPHGSVTVLLWEPLLEETVSRDGLAPGVPRVPDTTSALPTPSSPTSPVHTRGFNGAGPTGAGENGAPRRRSALSEAAEMLTDLVAERIRTIAFIKSRRGAETMAGQAQDYLQDIDPSVAHRVCAYRSGYLPEERRELERQVRSGEMLGVASTPALELGIDVAGLDAVLVAGWPGTRASFFQQIGRAGRAGQESLAVFVASDDPLDTYLAHHPRDIFDTTVESTVFDPSNPYVLAPHLCSAAAERPLRLEELSLFGPTAESVLDTLVRDGYLRRRPTGWFWTHPESAAEMVDIRGGGGHRLQIIDAETGGIIGTMESSQSHYQAHPGAIYVHQGKTWHVEELDEESRAVVVSRAHPNFYTQARDVTEVSVLETEDSRSWGTVTLNRGLVRVRTQVVSFQRKALSSNDLIDEEPLDLDAQELVTRAVWWTIPPNLMTTAGVVESDVPGALHAAEHASIGLLPLVATCDRWDIGGLSTALHVDTELPTIFVYDGYPGGAGFTEHGFFVARSWLKATLEAIVSCECENGCPSCVQSPKCGNKNNPLSKSGAVALLRGMLAEAAPDLLGR, encoded by the coding sequence GTGCCGCAGCCCAATCACCTCCTCCGAGCGCTCAACCGAGGCGATAATCCACCGGAGGTCGTCCATACCCGCGTCCTACCCGAACGCGATGCTGTGACTTCGTCCTGGCCGGATTGGCTCCATCCGAACGTCGTCGACGCGTTTCAGGGCCTCGGAGTTCCAGAGCCGTACCGCCACCAGGTTCTCGCGGCCGACGCCGCGCATTCGGCCCAGGCTCGATCTGTCGAATATGCAACGGAGTGCAGATCCGCCGGAAGGCAGGTCTCGACAGGAAGAGGGCACCACGTCATCGTCGCCACGGGGACCGCTTCTGGAAAATCCATGGCGTACCAGATGCCGACGCTGGACGCGATCGTCCGAGGCTCGGTAGAGCCTGGTTCAAGGCTGCATTCAAGGGAAGCCACGGTACTTTATCTAGCGCCAACCAAGGCTCTTGCGGCCGACCAGCTGGCCTCGGTGCGATCTTTGGAAGTGCCTCAGGTTCGTGCGGACACGTACGACGGAGACACGGAGTTCGGCGAACGGGCCTGGATTCGCGATCACTCGAACTTCGTGTTGTGCAATCCAGACATGTTGCACGCGGGAGTTCTGCCGAACCACGAACGCTGGGCGAGGTTCCTGCGCCAGCTGCGTTACGTAATCGTCGACGAGGCTCATGGATATCGCGGAGTGTTCGGCGCTCACGTCTCGATGGCCTTGCGTCGACTGAGGCGCATCTGCGCACTTCATGGTTCCTCCCCGACATTCATCGGAGCCTCGGCGACCTCAGCCGATCCGCAGCGATCATTCTCAAAGCTCTTGGGGGTCGAGGAACCGAGGGTCTCTTCTTTCGTCCACGACGATTCGCCGCACGGGTCCGTCACGGTACTTCTCTGGGAACCGCTTTTGGAAGAAACAGTCTCCCGCGACGGACTTGCCCCGGGAGTACCTCGTGTGCCCGACACGACCAGCGCACTGCCGACGCCGTCCTCCCCAACCTCCCCCGTGCACACGCGCGGGTTCAACGGTGCGGGTCCGACGGGCGCTGGAGAAAACGGCGCACCGCGTCGTCGCTCGGCATTGTCCGAGGCAGCCGAGATGCTCACCGATTTGGTCGCGGAACGCATTCGGACCATTGCATTCATCAAATCCAGACGCGGGGCCGAAACAATGGCCGGTCAGGCTCAGGATTATCTTCAGGATATAGACCCCTCGGTGGCTCACAGGGTCTGTGCCTATCGTTCGGGATATCTTCCTGAGGAGCGGCGCGAACTCGAGCGCCAAGTCCGTTCGGGGGAAATGCTGGGTGTGGCCTCGACTCCTGCTCTCGAGCTGGGGATCGACGTCGCCGGCCTCGATGCGGTTCTGGTCGCGGGTTGGCCGGGGACGCGGGCTTCGTTCTTCCAACAAATCGGCCGTGCCGGCCGTGCCGGCCAGGAGTCCCTCGCGGTGTTCGTCGCAAGCGATGATCCCCTTGATACCTATTTGGCACATCACCCTCGGGATATTTTCGACACGACCGTCGAGTCGACCGTTTTCGACCCGAGCAACCCTTATGTTCTTGCACCTCATCTCTGTTCGGCCGCCGCCGAGAGGCCGCTGCGCCTGGAGGAGCTGAGCTTGTTCGGGCCGACTGCCGAGTCTGTGCTCGATACTTTGGTCCGCGATGGCTACCTCCGTCGACGACCGACCGGTTGGTTTTGGACACATCCCGAATCTGCCGCTGAAATGGTGGATATCCGGGGCGGCGGTGGTCATCGGTTACAGATCATTGACGCCGAGACGGGCGGAATCATCGGAACGATGGAATCCAGCCAGTCGCACTATCAGGCACACCCCGGGGCCATTTACGTGCATCAAGGAAAGACCTGGCACGTAGAAGAGCTGGACGAGGAGTCAAGAGCGGTCGTTGTCAGCCGCGCGCACCCCAACTTCTATACCCAGGCCCGGGACGTCACGGAGGTGAGCGTCCTCGAGACCGAAGACAGCAGGAGTTGGGGGACCGTGACTCTCAACCGCGGCCTTGTCCGAGTCCGAACCCAGGTGGTCTCTTTTCAGAGGAAAGCGTTGTCGAGCAATGACCTCATCGACGAGGAACCCCTGGATCTCGATGCGCAGGAGCTCGTGACACGAGCCGTCTGGTGGACCATTCCCCCGAATCTCATGACCACCGCCGGCGTCGTCGAATCCGACGTTCCCGGGGCCTTGCACGCGGCCGAGCACGCTTCGATCGGTCTGCTTCCACTCGTGGCAACCTGTGACAGATGGGATATCGGAGGCCTCTCCACCGCGCTGCACGTCGATACCGAGCTGCCCACGATCTTTGTCTACGACGGGTATCCGGGTGGTGCAGGCTTCACCGAACATGGTTTTTTCGTCGCGCGTTCCTGGCTCAAGGCGACGCTCGAAGCGATTGTCTCGTGCGAATGTGAGAACGGATGTCCCTCGTGCGTTCAGTCTCCGAAGTGCGGCAACAAGAACAATCCCTTGAGCAAATCAGGCGCCGTTGCCTTGCTCCGGGGCATGCTCGCTGAGGCGGCCCCCGATCTCCTCGGAAGATGA
- a CDS encoding bifunctional 3'-5' exonuclease/DNA polymerase — protein sequence MLIVIGPEDSSTAPDTEAAAWRAITVEDGKSGSTRRFGPEQLPQFVGAVLRNSHHPDRVRWVWSSTAAVYPALLRAGVSVSRCWDLALGQEILGNAATLPSNGIDYAPVVDINKDSGPLPPGRLSVPRIDPHQISLFDAPSPSQAPHEATVDDLLAEFQAQYRAVEEAPERRRLRLLLAAESQGSLIAAEMYQEGLPWNAEIHRQILDDRLGPMPPEGQRPARMQELAESIGIMLGSSHLNPDSPQELLRALNSAGVEVTSTRKWDLVAWAEHGGTRAESRKEFIAPLLKYKQLYRLWTANGWQWLDEWVRDGRFHAAYVVGGVVTGRWAAHGGGAMQIPQTVRDAVRADPDHVLTVADASQVEPRILAAMSGDGALAVAGQGKDLYVGIAEIGRRTGSALKDRPAAKIALLGAMYGATSGEAGALVPHLKRLFPEAIDLVERAATVGERGGQVTTWLGRTSPLPDQRWFDAVRDVSTAASESRSRAMSRSQGRFTRNFVVQGTAAEWAMCWMGEIRRRLRSGGEGGSPLRTSLVFFVHDEVVLHGPVAEADSVAQIVTESAGAAGRLLFGNAPVDFPLTVATVGSYADAK from the coding sequence ATGCTCATCGTGATTGGCCCCGAAGACTCCAGTACTGCTCCGGATACGGAGGCAGCAGCCTGGCGTGCCATCACGGTAGAAGACGGAAAGAGCGGTTCTACTCGACGATTCGGGCCGGAACAGTTGCCACAATTCGTCGGAGCGGTTCTTCGAAACTCTCACCACCCGGACCGAGTGCGATGGGTCTGGTCTTCCACTGCTGCCGTGTATCCGGCCCTTCTCCGGGCCGGTGTCTCGGTGTCGAGATGCTGGGATCTGGCGTTGGGCCAAGAGATCTTGGGCAATGCCGCAACTCTGCCCAGTAACGGCATTGACTACGCTCCGGTCGTCGATATCAACAAGGACTCCGGTCCTCTACCTCCCGGCCGCTTGTCCGTTCCTCGCATCGACCCGCATCAGATCTCGCTCTTTGACGCGCCCTCTCCTTCCCAAGCCCCACACGAAGCCACCGTTGACGATCTTCTCGCGGAGTTCCAGGCACAGTATCGAGCAGTCGAGGAAGCACCGGAGCGCCGGCGCCTTCGACTCCTGCTAGCGGCAGAATCGCAAGGTTCTCTTATTGCCGCAGAGATGTATCAGGAAGGGTTGCCGTGGAACGCCGAGATACACCGGCAAATCCTGGACGACCGTTTGGGGCCGATGCCACCCGAAGGCCAGCGTCCGGCCCGGATGCAAGAGCTCGCAGAAAGCATAGGAATAATGCTCGGATCGAGCCATCTCAATCCTGATTCTCCCCAAGAGCTCCTACGCGCGCTCAATTCGGCAGGGGTCGAGGTGACCTCAACCCGGAAATGGGATCTCGTGGCTTGGGCGGAGCACGGTGGAACACGTGCGGAATCGCGCAAAGAATTTATCGCCCCGCTGCTCAAATACAAACAGCTGTACCGACTCTGGACCGCAAATGGTTGGCAATGGCTGGATGAATGGGTTCGGGACGGCAGATTCCATGCAGCCTATGTAGTAGGAGGCGTCGTCACTGGTCGCTGGGCCGCACACGGCGGCGGAGCCATGCAGATTCCACAGACAGTCAGAGATGCCGTCCGGGCTGATCCCGATCACGTTCTAACCGTCGCGGATGCCTCCCAGGTCGAACCTCGTATCCTCGCGGCCATGTCCGGCGATGGCGCTCTGGCCGTCGCCGGACAAGGTAAGGACCTGTACGTAGGAATTGCAGAAATCGGTCGGAGGACGGGTTCGGCGCTCAAGGACAGACCGGCGGCCAAGATAGCCCTTTTGGGCGCGATGTATGGAGCCACCTCGGGGGAAGCCGGGGCGCTCGTCCCTCATCTCAAGCGCTTGTTCCCGGAAGCAATCGACCTTGTCGAGAGAGCCGCCACTGTGGGCGAACGGGGCGGTCAAGTAACCACGTGGCTCGGTCGTACTTCTCCGCTGCCGGACCAACGATGGTTCGACGCCGTCCGAGACGTCAGTACCGCAGCTTCGGAATCGCGTTCCCGAGCCATGTCCCGGTCGCAAGGCCGATTCACGCGTAACTTCGTCGTTCAGGGGACGGCGGCCGAGTGGGCCATGTGCTGGATGGGCGAAATCCGACGTCGGTTGCGGTCCGGAGGAGAAGGAGGCTCGCCGCTGCGCACCTCACTGGTCTTTTTCGTTCACGACGAAGTAGTCCTCCACGGCCCGGTGGCAGAGGCCGACAGCGTGGCACAAATAGTCACCGAGTCCGCGGGTGCAGCCGGGAGGTTGTTGTTCGGCAATGCTCCGGTGGATTTCCCTCTTACGGTCGCGACCGTCGGTTCCTATGCGGACGCGAAATGA
- a CDS encoding type II secretion system F family protein, protein MEAELVLWPEAIRQLAALLRAGAPTQRVWLELAESRAAGPAHVTDRDSSRVQKDITSVVEQTARAAGAGMNPMRALESVKLGSTASRQIIDTLVAAWTVSQQTGASLAEVLERIAEAVEDDLDAWAAREAALAGPRATARILSALPIVGLGLGALMGTDPLGILIGQVWGQAALAAGITLGFIGTVWSRRLVLMAQGEHSQQPFLAHLSGLLAWKPGALARAARELLGPRRWNP, encoded by the coding sequence ATGGAAGCGGAACTGGTGCTCTGGCCGGAGGCCATCCGACAACTCGCCGCACTGCTCAGGGCCGGGGCACCGACACAGCGGGTGTGGCTGGAACTGGCAGAATCGCGGGCTGCCGGACCCGCCCATGTCACTGACCGGGATTCCAGTCGCGTGCAAAAAGATATTACCTCCGTTGTGGAACAGACCGCCCGGGCCGCAGGGGCAGGAATGAACCCGATGAGGGCTCTCGAGTCGGTGAAACTCGGTTCGACCGCCTCGCGGCAGATCATCGATACCCTCGTGGCCGCTTGGACGGTTTCCCAACAGACGGGAGCGTCGCTCGCAGAGGTCCTGGAGAGGATCGCTGAGGCTGTTGAGGATGATTTGGATGCATGGGCGGCCAGGGAGGCGGCGCTAGCAGGACCGCGTGCCACGGCCAGAATTCTTTCCGCGTTGCCCATAGTGGGCCTGGGGTTGGGCGCCCTGATGGGCACCGATCCTCTCGGCATTCTCATCGGCCAAGTTTGGGGGCAGGCGGCCTTGGCCGCGGGGATCACTCTGGGCTTCATCGGCACGGTTTGGAGCAGACGCTTAGTCCTCATGGCCCAGGGAGAACACAGCCAGCAGCCGTTCCTGGCGCACCTCTCCGGATTGCTTGCATGGAAACCTGGAGCCCTTGCGAGAGCCGCTAGAGAATTGCTGGGGCCCCGAAGGTGGAATCCGTGA